One Perognathus longimembris pacificus isolate PPM17 chromosome 24, ASM2315922v1, whole genome shotgun sequence DNA segment encodes these proteins:
- the Cxxc4 gene encoding LOW QUALITY PROTEIN: CXXC-type zinc finger protein 4 (The sequence of the model RefSeq protein was modified relative to this genomic sequence to represent the inferred CDS: inserted 1 base in 1 codon; deleted 9 bases in 9 codons) yields MEMRHRRGNKATLHLALPTRPRSPLPPPSPHPSTTITPFPPPPPPPLSHPGCRTRRSPTTSTLHPFFPPCTMNSNVCVETGAEPETPGLPKESHLPEGALNSLVDYNSEMERNRSFATSFYKTNGGAFPQAAKIARITTPIFPGSPAARPRPAARIGMAPWNCDNAATAAAATAMLWGSGGGGGGAVGAGGGGGGGGGGGGGGGGGRGGGGGGGGGRGGRTGIPHRNDSQRLAKAGCPPEPSLQMANTNFLSTLSPEHCRPLAGECMNKLKCGAAEAEIMNLPERVGTFSAIPALGGISLPPGVIVMTALHSPAAASAAVTDSAFQIANLADCPQNHSSSSSSSSXGAGGANPAKKKRKRCGVCVPCKRLINCGVCSSCRNRKTGHQICKFRKCEELKKKPGTSLEVQRR; encoded by the exons ATGGAAATGCGCCACCGGAGAGGAAATAAAGCCACCCTTCACCTTGCTCTCCCCACCCGGCcccgctctcccctccccccacccagcccccaccccagcaccaccatcacccccttcccgccccccccacctccccccctttcccaccCAGGGTGTCGGACCCGGCGGTCCCCCACCACTTCCACCCTGCACCCCTTCTTTCCCCCCTGCACCATGAACAGCAATGTCTGCGTGGAAACCGGGGCCGAGCCGGAGACCCCGGGTCTGCCTAAGGAGAGCCACCTGCCCGAGGGCGCCTTGAACAGCCTTGTGGATTACAACTCGGAGATGGAGCGC AACCGCTCGTTCGCCACCTCCTTCTACAAGACCAACGGGGGCGCCTTCCCGCAGGCCGCCAAGATCGCGCGCATCACCACGCCGATCTTCCCGGgcagc cccgccgcccgcccgcggcccgcCGCGCGCATCGGCATGGCCCCCTGGAACTGCGAC AACGCGGCCACGgcggccgccgccaccgccaTGCTCTGGGgcagcggcgggggcgggggcgg ggcggtgggcgcgggcggcggcgggggcggcggcggcggaggaggcggcggcggcggcggcgggcggggcggcggaggaggc gggggcggcgggcgcggcggcagGACCGGCATCCCGCACCGCAACGACTCCCAGCGGCTGGCCAAAGCCGGCTGCCCGCCcgagc CGTCGTTGCAGATGGCCAACACTAATTTCCTGTCCACCTTGTCCCCCGAGCACTGCAGACCTCTGGCG GGGGAATGCATGAACAAGCTCAAGTGCGGCGCGGCGGAAGCG GAGATCATGAACCTCCCCGAGCGCGTGGGCACCTTCTCC GCCATCCCGGCTTTGGGGGGCATCTCGTTACCTCCGGGGGTCATCGTCATGACCGCCCTGCactcccccgccgccgcc tcgGCGGCCGTCACGGACAGCGCCTTCCAGATTGCCAACCTGGCAGACTGCCCGCAGaaccactcctcctcctcctcctcctcct ggggcGCCGGCGGGGCCAACCCCGCCAAGAAGAAGCGGAAACGCTGCGGGGTGTGCGTGCCTTGCAAGAGGCTCATCAACTGTGGCGTCTGCAGCAGTTGCCGGAACCGCAAAACCGGACACCAGATCTGCAAATTTAGGAAATGTGAAGagctaaag aaaaaacctgGCACTTCGCTAGAGGTTCAGAGGAGATGA